The following are from one region of the Synechococcus sp. CBW1108 genome:
- the atpH gene encoding ATP synthase F1 subunit delta, producing MPLLNSIATPYAEALIQVAEARKETDTVAEQAKEVLAVLNSSPELQAALASPLLEPDAKKAALGKIFNDQVTPSVQNLLKLLADRQRLPMLDAVMIRFLELYRELRHITLAKVTSAAALTAEQQAELNKKVQAIAGSKAVEFDLVVDPSLIGGFIVSMGSQVIDASLSGQVRRLGLALAQVG from the coding sequence ATGCCTCTCCTCAATTCCATTGCCACCCCCTACGCCGAGGCATTGATTCAGGTGGCAGAGGCCCGCAAGGAAACGGACACCGTGGCCGAGCAGGCCAAGGAAGTACTGGCGGTGCTCAATTCCAGTCCCGAACTCCAGGCGGCCCTGGCCTCGCCCCTGCTGGAGCCCGACGCCAAGAAGGCTGCCCTGGGCAAAATTTTTAACGACCAGGTCACCCCCAGCGTTCAGAACCTGCTCAAGCTGCTGGCCGACCGCCAACGCTTACCCATGCTGGATGCGGTCATGATTCGCTTCCTGGAGCTCTACCGCGAGCTGCGCCACATCACCCTGGCCAAGGTCACCTCGGCGGCGGCCCTCACCGCTGAGCAGCAGGCCGAGCTCAATAAAAAAGTGCAGGCGATCGCCGGTTCAAAGGCCGTGGAGTTCGACCTCGTTGTCGATCCCAGCCTGATCGGGGGCTTCATCGTCAGCATGGGCTCCCAGGTGATCGATGCCAGCCTTTCTGGTCAGGTGCGTCGCCTTGGTCTGGCGCTTGCCCAGGTGGGCTAG
- the atpA gene encoding F0F1 ATP synthase subunit alpha, which translates to MVSIRPDEISAILKQQIEDYDRSVSVSNVGTVLQIGDGIARVYGLQQVMAGELVQFEDGTEGIALNLEDDNVGVVLMGEGRGIQEGSTVKATGKIAAVPVGDAMLGRVVNSLGQPIDGKGDIATTETRLIESMAPGIIQRKSVHEPMQTGITAIDSMIPIGRGQRELIIGDRQTGKTAIAIDTIINQKGEDVVCVYVAVGQKAASVANVVEVLREKGALDYTIVVAASASEAAALQYLAPYTGAALAESFMYKGKATLVIYDDLTKQAQAYRQMSLLLRRPPGREAYPGDVFYCHSRLLERAAKLSDAMGKGSMTALPIIETQAGDVSAYIPTNVISITDGQVFLSSDLFNSGLRPAINVGISVSRVGGAAQTKAIKKIAGTLKLELAQFDELAAFSQFASDLDAATQAQLGRGKRLREILKQPQFSPLILAEQVAVVYAGVKGLIDEVPVELVVQFCRELREYLKSNKADFISKVQTEKQLSEVAEAMLKEAINEVKSTMLASV; encoded by the coding sequence ATGGTTTCCATCCGCCCCGACGAGATCAGCGCCATCCTCAAGCAGCAGATTGAGGACTACGACAGGTCGGTATCGGTCAGCAACGTCGGAACGGTGTTGCAGATCGGCGATGGCATCGCCCGGGTCTACGGCCTGCAGCAGGTGATGGCCGGCGAACTAGTTCAGTTTGAGGATGGCACCGAGGGCATCGCCCTCAACCTGGAAGACGACAACGTCGGCGTGGTGCTTATGGGTGAGGGGCGCGGCATTCAGGAGGGCAGCACGGTCAAGGCCACCGGCAAGATCGCCGCCGTGCCCGTGGGTGACGCCATGCTGGGTCGGGTGGTCAATTCCCTCGGCCAGCCCATTGACGGCAAGGGTGACATCGCTACCACCGAAACCCGCCTGATCGAATCGATGGCGCCTGGCATCATCCAGCGCAAATCGGTGCACGAGCCCATGCAGACGGGCATCACCGCCATCGACTCGATGATTCCCATCGGGCGGGGCCAGCGCGAGCTGATCATTGGCGACCGCCAGACCGGCAAGACCGCCATTGCGATCGACACGATCATCAACCAGAAGGGCGAAGACGTCGTCTGCGTCTATGTGGCAGTGGGTCAGAAAGCTGCCTCGGTGGCCAACGTGGTGGAGGTGCTGCGCGAGAAGGGTGCCCTCGACTACACCATCGTGGTGGCGGCCAGTGCCTCAGAGGCCGCCGCTCTCCAATACCTCGCTCCCTACACAGGTGCGGCCCTGGCCGAGTCGTTCATGTACAAGGGCAAGGCCACCCTGGTGATCTACGACGACCTCACCAAGCAGGCCCAGGCCTACCGCCAGATGTCCCTGCTGCTGCGGCGCCCGCCCGGTCGGGAGGCCTACCCCGGCGACGTGTTCTACTGCCACAGCCGTTTGCTGGAGCGGGCTGCCAAGTTGAGCGATGCCATGGGCAAGGGCTCGATGACCGCCCTGCCCATTATCGAAACCCAGGCTGGCGACGTGTCGGCCTACATCCCCACCAACGTGATCTCTATCACCGATGGCCAGGTGTTTTTAAGCTCCGACCTGTTCAACTCCGGCCTGCGTCCAGCCATCAACGTGGGGATCTCGGTGAGCCGGGTGGGTGGTGCGGCCCAAACCAAGGCCATCAAGAAGATCGCCGGCACCCTCAAGTTGGAGCTGGCCCAGTTTGACGAACTGGCCGCCTTCTCCCAGTTTGCATCCGACCTCGATGCCGCCACCCAAGCCCAGCTTGGTCGCGGCAAGCGGCTGCGCGAGATCCTCAAGCAGCCCCAGTTCAGCCCCCTGATCCTCGCTGAGCAGGTGGCTGTTGTGTATGCCGGCGTCAAGGGCCTGATCGATGAGGTTCCAGTGGAATTGGTTGTGCAGTTTTGCCGTGAACTGCGGGAGTATCTCAAGAGCAACAAGGCCGATTTCATCTCCAAGGTGCAGACCGAGAAGCAGCTCAGCGAAGTGGCTGAAGCCATGCTCAAGGAAGCCATCAATGAGGTGAAGTCGACCATGCTCGCCTCCGTTTGA
- a CDS encoding 2Fe-2S iron-sulfur cluster-binding protein, with protein sequence MISKQVNSVSATPTFEIQANLDGITHTFPCRSDQTVLAAAEAAGVPLPSSCCSGVCTTCAALITEGTVLQADAMGVKLELQQQGYALLCVSLPQSDLHLKAGQEDALYEAQFGQYQK encoded by the coding sequence ATGATTTCAAAGCAAGTCAATTCGGTGAGTGCAACCCCCACCTTTGAGATCCAGGCCAATCTCGATGGCATCACCCATACCTTCCCCTGTCGCAGCGACCAGACCGTGCTGGCGGCGGCAGAGGCGGCTGGGGTGCCCCTGCCCAGTTCCTGCTGTTCGGGGGTCTGCACCACCTGTGCGGCCCTGATCACTGAGGGCACCGTGCTGCAGGCGGACGCCATGGGCGTCAAGCTTGAGCTGCAGCAGCAGGGCTATGCCCTGCTCTGTGTCTCCTTGCCCCAGTCCGATCTGCACCTGAAGGCCGGCCAGGAGGATGCCCTCTACGAAGCCCAGTTTGGCCAATACCAGAAGTGA
- a CDS encoding F0F1 ATP synthase subunit B has product MTPLIPTLLASHGGFGLNLNLFETNIINLAIVIFGLWKFLPGFLGGILERRRNAILSDLQDAEQRLASSTTALAEAQQGLAAAQQKAEQIRADGQARAQALRLESENRTIQEMARLKQGAMADLGAEAARVTDQLRREAANRAIARALASLPGKLDGDAQVRLIDQSIKTLGKA; this is encoded by the coding sequence ATGACCCCCCTGATTCCCACCCTGCTCGCCAGCCACGGCGGCTTTGGTCTCAATCTCAATTTATTTGAGACCAATATCATCAACCTGGCCATTGTCATCTTCGGGCTCTGGAAGTTTCTGCCAGGTTTCCTCGGCGGCATTCTCGAGCGCCGTCGCAATGCAATCCTCAGCGATCTCCAGGATGCTGAGCAGCGCCTCGCGTCTTCCACCACTGCCCTGGCCGAGGCCCAGCAGGGGCTAGCCGCAGCCCAGCAGAAGGCAGAGCAGATCCGCGCCGATGGCCAGGCCCGCGCCCAGGCCCTGCGGCTGGAAAGCGAAAACCGCACTATCCAGGAGATGGCACGACTCAAGCAGGGCGCCATGGCCGACCTAGGTGCCGAGGCTGCCCGAGTTACAGACCAGTTGCGTCGCGAAGCGGCCAACCGCGCCATCGCTAGGGCCCTGGCCTCCCTGCCGGGCAAACTCGATGGTGATGCCCAGGTGCGGCTGATCGACCAGTCCATCAAGACCCTAGGGAAAGCCTGA
- a CDS encoding F0F1 ATP synthase subunit gamma: MANLKDIRDRIGSVKNTRKITEAMRLVAAAKVRRAQEQVLRSRPFADRLARVLENLQSRMRFEDAEAPLLEQRDVTTITLLSVTGDRGLCGGYNANIIKRTEQRYAELSSQGYKVDLVLIGRKAITYFQNRASLYTIRATFTGLEQVPKASEAMGIANEVLAEFLSGSTDRVEIIFTKFVNLVSSKPVIQTLLPLDPQGIAIPEDEIFRLTTREGQLGVELGTTANEQPRLPSDIVFDQSPDQLLNALLPLYLENQLLRSLQEAAASELANRMTAMNNASDNAKALAKSLTLDYNKARQAAITQEILEVVGGSASMG, translated from the coding sequence ATGGCAAACCTCAAAGACATCCGTGACCGGATCGGTTCGGTCAAGAACACCCGCAAGATCACCGAGGCCATGCGTCTGGTGGCGGCTGCCAAGGTGCGCCGCGCCCAGGAGCAGGTGCTGCGCAGCCGGCCCTTTGCCGACCGCCTGGCCCGCGTGCTGGAAAACCTCCAGTCGCGCATGCGCTTTGAAGACGCCGAAGCTCCCCTCCTGGAGCAACGGGATGTAACCACCATCACCCTGCTGTCGGTAACCGGCGATCGAGGTTTGTGCGGTGGCTACAACGCCAACATCATCAAGCGCACCGAACAGCGCTACGCCGAACTCTCCAGCCAGGGCTACAAGGTGGATCTGGTGCTGATTGGCCGCAAGGCGATCACCTATTTCCAGAATCGGGCCAGCCTCTACACGATCCGGGCCACCTTCACCGGCCTGGAGCAGGTGCCGAAGGCCAGCGAGGCCATGGGCATCGCCAATGAGGTGCTGGCTGAGTTCCTCTCCGGCTCCACTGATCGTGTCGAGATCATTTTCACCAAGTTTGTCAACCTGGTGAGCTCCAAGCCCGTTATTCAGACCCTCCTGCCTCTAGATCCCCAAGGCATTGCCATCCCCGAGGATGAGATTTTCCGTCTCACTACCCGGGAGGGCCAGCTTGGGGTGGAGCTTGGCACCACTGCCAACGAGCAGCCCCGTCTGCCTTCGGACATTGTCTTTGACCAAAGTCCGGACCAGCTGCTCAATGCCCTGCTGCCCCTCTATTTGGAGAACCAGCTGCTGCGCTCCCTCCAGGAGGCTGCGGCCTCGGAGCTGGCCAACCGGATGACGGCCATGAACAACGCCAGCGACAACGCCAAGGCGCTCGCCAAGAGTCTCACCCTCGACTATAACAAGGCCCGTCAGGCAGCCATCACCCAGGAGATCCTGGAAGTGGTGGGTGGTTCTGCCTCCATGGGTTGA
- a CDS encoding putative 2OG-Fe(II) oxygenase, whose protein sequence is MPPPLPAPGSLVIQPLFPVALGQVQLRPDPLELAAQLQALLALRGGAASNPDPGCAWTGDLNGVWQLHNQPLFAPLVTAIAGHAAGYLEALGFGLDRICLHIQRCWPVVSELGQVVGRHHHPNAHLSAVYYLNGDGSGRGGCLRLYPPQQLNELVPGLAVGHGGPIRPGTPAMAQWNAPWFDLAPRAGLLVLFPASVDHAVLENEDPEDRRFSISMDLVLTAPPALQAAITAERSLASSAEYLAPHPADWLAVTW, encoded by the coding sequence ATGCCCCCGCCTTTGCCTGCCCCTGGATCGCTGGTGATCCAGCCCCTGTTCCCGGTGGCCCTCGGTCAGGTTCAGCTGCGCCCAGACCCGCTCGAGCTGGCTGCCCAGCTGCAGGCCCTGCTGGCCCTGCGGGGCGGCGCCGCCAGCAATCCTGATCCTGGCTGTGCCTGGACCGGCGATCTCAACGGGGTGTGGCAGCTGCATAACCAGCCGCTCTTTGCGCCTCTGGTCACCGCAATCGCAGGCCATGCCGCGGGCTATCTGGAGGCCCTTGGCTTCGGGCTCGATCGGATCTGCCTGCACATACAGCGCTGCTGGCCTGTGGTGAGTGAGCTGGGCCAGGTAGTGGGCCGCCACCACCACCCCAATGCCCATCTCAGCGCGGTGTACTACCTCAATGGCGATGGCAGTGGGCGCGGTGGCTGTCTGCGGCTCTACCCCCCGCAGCAGCTAAACGAGCTCGTGCCAGGCCTGGCGGTGGGCCATGGGGGGCCGATTCGGCCAGGCACCCCAGCCATGGCCCAGTGGAATGCGCCCTGGTTTGATCTGGCGCCGCGGGCGGGCTTGTTGGTGTTGTTTCCAGCCAGCGTCGATCACGCGGTTCTGGAGAACGAGGACCCCGAGGACAGACGCTTCTCGATCAGCATGGATCTGGTGCTCACCGCCCCGCCAGCGCTGCAAGCTGCAATAACGGCGGAGAGATCACTGGCCAGCTCTGCTGAATACCTGGCGCCCCATCCGGCTGATTGGTTGGCGGTGACTTGGTAA
- a CDS encoding DUF3326 domain-containing protein, whose amino-acid sequence MSASPPPLPTLLVIPTGVGCALGGYAGDGLPAARLLAAASGCLITHPNVMNGAALYWSDRRIQYVEGWALDRFAAGELALAPVAGRRVGLLLDAGIEPELRQRQIQAAEACRASLGLAIGPVLISDEPLGVGLSLGSSGASWGCLECPDALLRAGEKLVLAGASAIAVVARFPDDPDSEALAAYRHGAGVDGLAGAEAVISHLLVRHLGIPCAHAPALQPLPMDPDLDPRAAAEELGHTFLPCVLVGLSRAPDLVPLGPAGQPYGDGIGLGPAGSLLTAAAIGAVVAPAGALGGEAVLACAERGIPVVAVHNPCLLEVSAQALGLEVLAAASYAEAAGLVLALREGIDPGVLRRPLGERLSAGRPSGGGWPLPGPWPRWDGIRNHRWC is encoded by the coding sequence GTGAGCGCTTCCCCTCCTCCCCTGCCCACCCTGCTGGTAATCCCCACCGGGGTGGGCTGCGCCCTAGGCGGCTATGCCGGCGATGGCCTGCCGGCGGCCCGGCTGCTGGCGGCGGCCAGCGGCTGCCTGATCACCCATCCCAATGTGATGAATGGGGCCGCCCTCTACTGGAGTGATCGGCGCATTCAATATGTGGAGGGCTGGGCCCTGGATCGCTTCGCGGCCGGCGAGCTGGCCCTGGCACCGGTGGCTGGCCGGCGGGTGGGATTGCTGCTGGATGCGGGCATCGAACCGGAGTTGCGTCAGCGCCAGATTCAAGCGGCCGAGGCTTGTCGCGCCAGCTTGGGTCTGGCGATCGGCCCGGTGCTCATCAGCGACGAGCCCCTGGGAGTGGGCCTGAGCCTGGGCTCCAGTGGCGCCAGCTGGGGCTGCCTGGAGTGCCCAGATGCCCTGCTGCGCGCCGGCGAAAAGCTGGTACTGGCAGGAGCCAGCGCCATCGCCGTGGTGGCCCGCTTCCCCGACGATCCCGATAGCGAGGCCCTGGCCGCCTATCGCCATGGCGCCGGGGTCGATGGCCTGGCCGGCGCCGAGGCGGTGATCAGCCATCTGCTGGTGCGCCACCTGGGCATCCCCTGCGCCCATGCCCCTGCCTTGCAGCCGCTGCCAATGGATCCGGATCTGGATCCCAGGGCGGCGGCGGAGGAGCTGGGCCATACGTTCCTGCCCTGCGTGTTGGTGGGATTGAGCCGGGCGCCGGATCTGGTGCCGCTGGGCCCCGCGGGCCAACCCTATGGCGATGGGATTGGCCTGGGGCCGGCTGGAAGCCTGCTGACGGCGGCCGCCATCGGCGCCGTGGTCGCCCCAGCTGGTGCCCTCGGCGGTGAAGCTGTGCTGGCCTGCGCTGAGCGGGGAATCCCGGTGGTAGCGGTGCACAACCCCTGCCTGCTGGAGGTGTCGGCCCAGGCCCTGGGCCTGGAGGTGTTGGCGGCCGCCAGCTATGCCGAGGCTGCTGGGCTGGTGCTCGCCCTGCGGGAGGGGATCGATCCGGGGGTGTTGCGGCGGCCGCTGGGGGAGCGGCTCAGCGCAGGCAGGCCATCGGGTGGCGGTTGGCCACTCCCAGGGCCCTGGCCACGCTGGGATGGCATACGGAACCATCGATGGTGTTGA